From Jeotgalibaca dankookensis, one genomic window encodes:
- the fni gene encoding type 2 isopentenyl-diphosphate Delta-isomerase: MNIDSKRKDEHVELAEKQYVSGSQSDFQKVRFVHHSFPEMATKDVSLQAHLLGHDMPLPFYINGMTGGSEKTKKINADLAEVARQLNLVMASGSVSAAIKHPELVDSFKVIRDVNPNGFVLANMGPNHSVENAKRAVDILQANGLQIHINAPQELVMPEGDRDFSIWLKQIEQIVAHVGVPVMVKEVGFGMSRQTIQQLMSIGVQWVDVSGRGGTNFAAIENERRTSFSYDDLENWGQSTVISLLEAYEFKSDVHILASGGVKTPYDIIKALSLGAEAVGLSGQLLNMVVNDGPEKTIMTLEGWRDKLIAIMTLLGKKSITELQETDLIFQRDIIDWCDMRMIDYRSFSLRSK, translated from the coding sequence ATGAATATAGACTCGAAACGTAAAGATGAACACGTAGAACTAGCTGAAAAACAATATGTCTCTGGAAGTCAATCTGATTTTCAAAAGGTCCGCTTTGTCCATCATTCCTTTCCCGAAATGGCCACAAAAGATGTGTCGCTTCAAGCGCATCTATTAGGACACGATATGCCCCTCCCCTTTTATATTAATGGGATGACCGGTGGTAGTGAAAAAACTAAAAAAATCAATGCCGATTTGGCAGAAGTTGCACGTCAATTGAACCTTGTAATGGCTTCTGGATCCGTTAGTGCCGCTATTAAACATCCCGAGCTTGTAGATAGCTTTAAAGTTATTCGCGACGTTAATCCTAATGGGTTTGTGCTTGCTAATATGGGCCCCAATCACTCTGTCGAGAATGCCAAACGTGCGGTTGATATTTTGCAGGCAAATGGGTTACAAATTCATATAAATGCACCTCAAGAACTGGTTATGCCTGAAGGCGACCGCGATTTTTCTATCTGGCTCAAACAAATTGAACAGATTGTGGCTCACGTCGGTGTCCCTGTTATGGTCAAAGAAGTTGGTTTTGGAATGAGCCGTCAAACTATTCAACAGTTGATGTCTATAGGCGTACAATGGGTGGATGTTTCAGGCCGTGGTGGTACAAACTTTGCTGCAATTGAAAACGAACGTCGGACAAGTTTTTCTTATGATGATTTGGAAAATTGGGGTCAATCAACGGTTATTTCCTTATTGGAAGCCTATGAGTTCAAGAGCGACGTTCATATTTTAGCTTCTGGTGGAGTTAAAACACCTTACGATATTATTAAAGCGCTCAGTCTAGGAGCAGAAGCAGTTGGTCTATCTGGTCAACTCTTAAACATGGTCGTAAATGATGGCCCTGAAAAGACTATTATGACCCTAGAAGGATGGCGTGATAAACTAATCGCTATTATGACTTTACTTGGTAAAAAATCAATTACAGAATTGCAAGAAACAGATCTTATTTTCCAAAGAGACATCATCGATTGGTGCGACATGCGCATGATTGATTACCGTTCCTTTAGCCTGCGATCAAAATAA
- the mvaD gene encoding diphosphomevalonate decarboxylase yields MKNAAFRAHTNIALIKYWGKEDETLFIPMNSSLSLTLNELYTDTFVSRLDEGAKDSFILNNHEQSEEETKKISKFLDLFRKEAGISSAFRVESINHVPTAAGLASSASAFAALAGAMNQVTGLQMDPQKLSTYARRGSGSSTRSLFGGFVEWQKGTSSEDSMAIPIDPADWDIGMVIVAVNKTAKKISSRLGMKQTVETSPFYPAWVSSAKDDLIAIKEAIHEHDFKRLGEITEHSAMKMHGSMLGAKRPIIYFEPDSMKAIQTVKKLREEGLLCYVTMDAGPNVKVLCRLSEAEKIKQKLLEDFTEEQVLISGPGPGIRPLTDNEAQVYGWSIR; encoded by the coding sequence TTGAAAAACGCTGCCTTTCGCGCACATACGAATATCGCGTTAATTAAATACTGGGGCAAGGAAGATGAGACGCTATTTATCCCTATGAATAGCAGTTTGTCGCTCACGTTAAACGAATTGTACACCGATACCTTTGTCAGCCGTTTAGATGAAGGTGCAAAAGATTCTTTCATATTAAATAACCACGAACAATCGGAAGAAGAAACAAAAAAGATTTCAAAATTTCTTGATTTATTTCGAAAAGAGGCTGGTATTTCTTCGGCTTTTCGAGTAGAAAGTATCAACCATGTCCCAACTGCTGCAGGGTTAGCATCTTCTGCTTCGGCCTTTGCTGCTTTAGCGGGTGCAATGAACCAGGTAACCGGTCTTCAGATGGATCCACAGAAACTATCTACATATGCGCGTCGTGGTTCTGGCAGTTCCACTCGGAGTCTTTTTGGAGGATTCGTTGAATGGCAAAAAGGAACTTCATCAGAAGATTCTATGGCAATTCCGATTGACCCTGCCGATTGGGATATTGGCATGGTTATTGTGGCAGTTAATAAAACTGCTAAAAAGATATCAAGCCGCTTAGGTATGAAACAAACGGTTGAAACCTCTCCTTTTTATCCGGCTTGGGTTTCTTCTGCTAAAGATGATTTAATTGCTATTAAGGAAGCCATTCATGAACATGATTTTAAACGATTAGGTGAAATTACAGAGCATAGCGCCATGAAAATGCACGGATCGATGTTGGGGGCTAAAAGACCGATTATCTACTTTGAACCGGATAGCATGAAAGCTATACAAACTGTCAAAAAGTTGCGAGAGGAAGGCCTTTTATGTTATGTTACCATGGATGCCGGACCAAACGTTAAAGTACTCTGTCGTCTCTCAGAAGCGGAAAAAATCAAGCAAAAATTGCTAGAGGATTTCACTGAGGAACAAGTACTCATTAGTGGTCCTGGACCCGGAATTCGCCCCCTTACAGACAATGAAGCACAGGTCTATGGGTGGTCCATTCGTTAG
- a CDS encoding MFS transporter — protein MRKTKTSLIIFHIITMFQGISNNLAHPVTPAFINNLELRDSMFGTAFASMALGIFLFSLFWGELSSRIKKSTILLITLFGYGFAQYLFMNATTEISVILARFLAGIFSGGFQVSQLNYLVSQSKPEDRGYQLTLSSIFISAAGTVGFFIGGFVGDISIFLTFQIQIALCMIVGLSYFIFLNKTESVQDSEPFEIKKLNPFKSFANVRVILVPVVVILMVSVFLSYVSITSFDQTFNYFVRDVYNFPPSYNGVLKMGTGLIGIIANFTISMYLIKKTNVKRSYTILMVVMALSGVTVVLVNQLWLLIVFAFIFLAIDAMSKPLQQTIVSGMSSDYHESHVLMGLYNTMKSLGLIVGALIAGFLYEWYKIGPFILASMAILIAALFMASVYKKTSSQVQ, from the coding sequence ATGAGAAAAACAAAGACGTCGCTTATTATTTTTCACATTATCACCATGTTTCAGGGGATTTCTAATAATTTAGCGCATCCTGTTACCCCCGCATTTATAAATAATCTAGAACTACGGGATTCCATGTTTGGTACGGCATTTGCCAGTATGGCCTTAGGAATTTTTTTATTTTCATTATTTTGGGGAGAATTGTCCTCTCGTATTAAAAAGTCGACCATTCTTTTAATTACCTTATTTGGTTATGGTTTCGCGCAGTATTTATTTATGAATGCCACGACAGAAATTTCTGTCATTTTAGCGCGCTTTTTGGCAGGAATTTTTTCCGGTGGTTTCCAAGTTTCACAGCTTAACTACCTTGTCAGCCAAAGTAAACCCGAAGATCGTGGTTATCAATTGACCTTGAGCAGTATTTTTATTAGTGCAGCTGGAACTGTCGGCTTTTTCATAGGTGGTTTTGTTGGCGATATTTCTATCTTCTTAACTTTCCAAATCCAAATTGCGCTCTGCATGATCGTAGGGTTATCCTATTTTATTTTTCTTAACAAAACTGAATCCGTTCAGGACTCGGAACCGTTTGAGATTAAGAAATTAAATCCATTTAAGTCTTTTGCGAACGTGAGAGTGATCTTAGTTCCAGTAGTTGTAATTCTCATGGTATCAGTGTTCTTGTCATACGTTTCGATTACGTCATTTGATCAAACTTTTAATTACTTTGTCCGTGATGTCTATAATTTCCCACCGTCTTATAACGGCGTTCTTAAGATGGGGACAGGATTAATCGGTATTATTGCTAACTTTACTATTAGTATGTACCTCATTAAAAAGACCAATGTCAAGCGCTCTTATACGATTTTGATGGTCGTGATGGCGCTGTCAGGTGTGACTGTTGTACTAGTTAATCAACTGTGGTTACTTATTGTCTTTGCTTTCATTTTCCTTGCTATTGATGCTATGAGTAAACCGTTGCAACAAACGATTGTCTCGGGGATGTCTTCAGACTATCACGAATCTCATGTCTTAATGGGTTTATATAACACAATGAAATCTTTAGGGTTAATAGTAGGGGCGCTCATAGCTGGTTTCCTTTACGAATGGTATAAAATTGGTCCATTCATATTAGCAAGTATGGCTATTTTAATAGCAGCACTTTTTATGGCAAGTGTCTATAAAAAGACGAGTAGTCAAGTTCAGTAA
- the coaA gene encoding type I pantothenate kinase, whose product MNSNSNYYRIDRDEWKNFHQDSVPLLSEDKLKGLISLNDKLSLADVKDIYVPLVEVIDLYAKNYRNLRRMKSSFLGRSYEPAPLIIGVSGSVAVGKSTTARVLQKLLQKFYPDKKIGMITTDGFLYPNAELKRRGILNRKGFPESYDMGKLIQFLLDIKTVKPHVKYPIYSHRIYDVVPNAYNEIHQPDILIVEGINVLQLPTNEQIYASDFFDYSIYVDAAVENIENWYLERFEMLMDLAIDQPDNYYYSYAIGNRQEAIEMARGVWKTVNLPNLVNFIAPTMTRADLIIHKTDNHFIDYLNIKKY is encoded by the coding sequence ATGAATTCAAATAGTAACTACTATAGAATTGATCGTGATGAGTGGAAAAATTTTCATCAAGATTCAGTACCTTTATTATCTGAAGATAAACTAAAAGGTTTAATTTCTCTAAATGATAAATTATCTTTAGCGGATGTAAAAGATATTTACGTCCCTTTAGTAGAAGTCATTGACTTATATGCCAAAAACTATCGTAATTTAAGACGAATGAAAAGTTCTTTTCTAGGCCGCTCCTATGAACCAGCACCTTTAATTATCGGTGTTTCCGGTAGTGTCGCGGTTGGTAAAAGTACAACAGCCCGCGTTTTGCAAAAATTACTTCAGAAGTTTTATCCGGATAAAAAAATTGGTATGATTACAACGGATGGGTTTTTGTATCCGAATGCTGAGCTTAAAAGGCGGGGGATTTTAAACCGAAAAGGATTCCCTGAAAGCTACGACATGGGAAAATTGATTCAGTTTTTGTTGGATATTAAAACAGTAAAACCGCATGTGAAATATCCTATTTACTCACATCGTATTTACGATGTGGTTCCAAACGCGTATAATGAAATACATCAGCCTGACATATTGATTGTGGAAGGGATCAATGTTTTACAGCTTCCTACAAATGAACAGATTTATGCCAGTGATTTTTTTGATTATTCTATTTATGTGGATGCTGCAGTTGAGAACATTGAAAATTGGTATCTGGAACGATTTGAAATGTTAATGGATTTAGCAATCGACCAACCGGATAACTATTACTATTCCTATGCAATTGGCAATCGCCAAGAAGCTATTGAAATGGCGAGAGGGGTTTGGAAGACGGTTAACTTGCCTAACTTGGTGAATTTTATCGCACCAACGATGACGCGAGCAGACTTGATTATTCACAAAACAGATAATCATTTTATTGATTATTTAAATATAAAAAAATATTAA
- a CDS encoding phosphomevalonate kinase, which yields MIQASAPGKLFIAGEYAVVTPAHPAILVAVNQFITVTLEEAIDSGSIHSSLNQGLPIPWTRLDGSLYIDQRENTFIYITEAIKITEDYIQEQGISLRFFHLSVESELDNAKGKKYGLGSSGAVTVATVKALLQFYGLTISPELVYKLSSLAHLVVKSNGSFGDIAASAYTGWIAYASFDRDWVIEKQASLSITELVALNWPGLMVHRLTVPKEIQLLIGWTASPASTTHLVDKVNQQRVDMAEFFPQFLQKSKQIVTDLISAFDNKNISEIKDNIRKNRFILKELAAKAGVPIETTLLEQLIKIASSYDAASKTSGAGGGDCGIALLNDKAAAHLLLQEWEKARIQPLPLEVYQEDCEGEK from the coding sequence GTGATACAAGCCAGTGCACCAGGAAAGTTATTTATAGCAGGTGAGTATGCCGTGGTAACACCCGCACATCCTGCTATTTTAGTGGCCGTTAATCAATTTATTACGGTAACCTTAGAGGAAGCTATCGATAGCGGCTCCATCCATTCATCTTTAAACCAAGGCTTACCCATTCCTTGGACACGATTAGATGGTTCCCTCTACATTGATCAAAGAGAAAACACCTTTATTTATATTACAGAAGCAATTAAAATTACCGAAGATTATATTCAAGAACAAGGAATTTCCCTGCGGTTTTTCCATCTTTCAGTTGAAAGTGAACTGGATAATGCTAAAGGAAAAAAATATGGTCTTGGCTCTAGTGGTGCGGTAACCGTGGCAACGGTTAAAGCTTTACTGCAATTTTATGGTCTTACTATTTCCCCCGAACTTGTTTATAAATTATCTAGTCTGGCTCATTTAGTTGTCAAAAGTAATGGTTCTTTTGGTGATATTGCAGCGAGTGCTTATACCGGTTGGATTGCTTATGCTTCTTTTGACCGCGATTGGGTCATCGAAAAACAAGCCAGCTTATCAATAACCGAGCTCGTGGCATTAAATTGGCCTGGGCTTATGGTTCACCGCTTAACTGTTCCAAAGGAAATACAGCTTTTAATTGGCTGGACTGCTAGCCCTGCATCAACCACGCATCTTGTTGATAAAGTGAACCAACAACGCGTCGATATGGCTGAGTTTTTCCCACAATTTTTACAAAAAAGTAAACAAATTGTGACTGACTTAATCTCTGCTTTTGATAATAAAAATATATCAGAAATTAAAGACAACATTCGTAAAAACCGATTTATTCTTAAAGAACTCGCTGCTAAAGCTGGGGTGCCGATTGAAACCACTTTATTAGAGCAGTTAATTAAGATTGCCAGCTCCTATGATGCGGCTTCAAAAACATCCGGTGCAGGTGGTGGAGATTGTGGTATTGCCTTATTAAATGATAAAGCTGCTGCTCACCTCCTCCTCCAAGAATGGGAAAAAGCTAGGATTCAACCTCTGCCGTTAGAGGTTTATCAAGAAGACTGTGAGGGTGAAAAATGA
- the mvk gene encoding mevalonate kinase, giving the protein MKNEQIIGTSHGKIILMGEHSVVYGHPSIALPFPAVHMEATIKPANEATIIDCSYYSGIADDMPEVLQSLKTAIETALLSLDKENEKLMISVNSTIPPERGMGSSAAVAVAITRAIYHYYHQPLSHQRLLELVDVSEKIAHGNPSGLDAIMTSGDHPVFYRKGHPFVEFDLRLDGYLVVADTGVTGQTKAAVGSIASRLETNEKQKTKQQIEKLGLLAEKARTYLETNQPIALGQAMSEAHDLLSDLGVSSTELNRLVEAGKEAGALGAKLTGGGRGGCMIALAANKNAADKISQALLNSGAVKTWITYLNEEVKV; this is encoded by the coding sequence ATGAAAAATGAACAAATTATCGGTACGTCACACGGAAAAATTATCTTAATGGGAGAACATTCAGTTGTTTATGGACATCCCTCCATTGCTCTTCCCTTTCCAGCTGTTCATATGGAAGCAACCATTAAACCAGCTAATGAAGCCACAATTATTGACTGTTCTTACTACAGTGGTATTGCCGATGATATGCCTGAAGTCTTGCAAAGTTTAAAAACAGCAATTGAGACTGCTCTACTTAGTTTAGATAAAGAAAACGAAAAACTAATGATATCGGTCAATAGTACCATTCCTCCAGAGCGAGGAATGGGTTCCAGTGCAGCAGTAGCGGTAGCCATTACCCGAGCAATTTATCATTACTATCATCAGCCGCTTTCCCACCAGCGGTTACTGGAATTGGTTGATGTTTCTGAAAAAATTGCACACGGTAATCCGAGTGGTCTGGATGCCATCATGACAAGTGGTGATCATCCTGTTTTCTATAGAAAGGGACACCCTTTTGTTGAGTTTGACTTGCGTTTGGATGGCTACCTTGTAGTAGCAGATACGGGTGTAACTGGACAAACCAAAGCAGCAGTTGGTAGTATTGCCAGTCGCTTAGAAACGAATGAAAAACAAAAAACTAAGCAACAAATAGAAAAATTAGGCTTATTAGCTGAAAAAGCACGCACTTATTTAGAAACCAACCAACCAATTGCATTGGGTCAAGCCATGAGTGAAGCACATGATTTATTATCTGACCTAGGTGTCTCAAGTACGGAATTAAACCGCCTTGTAGAAGCTGGCAAAGAGGCTGGTGCATTAGGTGCTAAACTAACTGGAGGCGGACGTGGTGGCTGTATGATTGCTTTAGCGGCTAATAAAAATGCTGCTGATAAAATTAGTCAAGCTCTACTAAATTCAGGTGCTGTTAAAACATGGATTACTTATTTAAATGAGGAGGTTAAGGTTTGA
- the guaA gene encoding glutamine-hydrolyzing GMP synthase, which translates to MTKDFTTIEKIIVLDFGSQYNQLLTRRIRELGVFAELLSHRTTAEDIKKMENVKGIIFSGGPNSVYQEGSFTVDPAIYELGLPVLGVCYGMQLMTMAFGGRVESSHKREYGRSEIEILENETGLFKGLDQNETVLMSHGDLITAVPENFQVTAKNEHCPVAAFANPERQLYGVQFHPEVRHSVHGNEMLHNFAFDICGCQGDWSMADFIDMEVEKIRQTVGDKQVLLGLSGGVDSSVVGVLLQRAIGNQLTCIFVDHGLLRKDEADSVMASLEGKFGLNVIKVDAKERFLSKLAGVSDPEKKRKVIGTEFIRVFDDEATKLKGIEFLAQGTIYSDVIESGTETAQTIKSHHNVGGLPDDMQFKLIEPLNTLFKDEVRKLGVELGMPETLVWRQPFPGPGLGIRVLGEITEEKLEIVRESDAILREEIAKAGLDREIWQYFTVLPGIRSVGVMGDGRTYDYTVGIRAVNSVDGMTSEWARIPYDVLEVVSRRIVNEVDHVNRIVYDITSKPPATIEWE; encoded by the coding sequence ATGACAAAAGATTTTACGACCATCGAAAAAATAATTGTGCTCGACTTTGGTAGTCAATACAACCAACTGTTGACACGCCGCATACGTGAACTAGGGGTATTTGCAGAATTACTTTCACACCGGACGACAGCAGAAGATATCAAAAAAATGGAGAACGTGAAAGGAATTATTTTCTCTGGTGGACCAAATAGTGTTTATCAAGAAGGATCTTTTACCGTTGATCCTGCTATCTACGAGCTTGGCTTACCTGTTCTAGGTGTTTGCTACGGTATGCAGCTAATGACGATGGCTTTCGGAGGTCGTGTTGAAAGCAGTCATAAACGTGAGTATGGTCGTTCTGAAATTGAAATCCTCGAAAATGAAACAGGGCTATTTAAAGGTTTAGACCAAAACGAAACCGTGCTAATGAGTCATGGTGACTTAATTACTGCTGTCCCTGAAAATTTCCAAGTAACAGCTAAAAACGAACACTGTCCAGTCGCAGCATTTGCTAACCCTGAACGCCAATTATATGGGGTGCAATTTCATCCAGAAGTGCGTCATTCTGTGCATGGTAACGAAATGCTTCATAATTTTGCCTTTGATATTTGTGGTTGCCAAGGAGATTGGTCGATGGCTGACTTTATCGATATGGAAGTGGAGAAAATCCGTCAAACGGTCGGCGATAAACAAGTGCTACTCGGACTTTCTGGTGGGGTAGACTCGTCTGTTGTGGGTGTATTACTGCAACGTGCGATTGGCAATCAATTAACATGTATTTTTGTAGATCACGGCTTGTTGCGTAAGGACGAAGCAGATTCTGTTATGGCTAGTTTAGAAGGTAAATTTGGCTTGAATGTTATAAAAGTGGATGCAAAAGAGCGTTTCTTATCTAAACTTGCAGGTGTTTCTGATCCAGAGAAAAAACGTAAAGTAATCGGAACAGAATTTATTCGTGTGTTCGATGATGAAGCAACCAAATTAAAAGGAATTGAATTCCTTGCACAAGGAACCATTTATTCAGATGTTATTGAGAGTGGGACTGAAACAGCACAAACAATTAAATCACACCATAATGTTGGTGGGTTACCAGACGATATGCAATTCAAATTGATTGAACCTTTAAATACATTATTTAAAGATGAAGTCCGTAAACTAGGTGTCGAATTAGGGATGCCTGAAACGCTAGTATGGCGTCAACCTTTCCCAGGACCAGGCCTCGGTATTCGTGTTCTTGGCGAAATTACCGAAGAAAAACTGGAAATCGTTCGTGAATCTGATGCGATTCTTCGCGAAGAAATTGCAAAAGCAGGACTCGACCGCGAAATCTGGCAATACTTCACTGTCTTACCAGGTATCAGAAGTGTGGGCGTTATGGGAGATGGACGTACTTATGACTATACAGTCGGTATCCGTGCAGTTAATTCTGTAGACGGGATGACTTCTGAATGGGCACGCATTCCGTATGACGTTCTTGAAGTTGTTTCACGCCGCATCGTAAACGAAGTGGACCACGTCAACCGAATTGTCTATGATATTACCAGCAAGCCACCAGCTACTATTGAGTGGGAATAA
- a CDS encoding DUF697 domain-containing protein, with protein MNSIVKTSRKLLLMVSILFGLFFLIFMANQFVLFFDLLTRIHPYLANIVTSLLALTILYLIIRMLLLWKKSSKLAILPDNPTEEERETYYQSMIYFLKRNPNMKEINFDDDTLSKEELVEIGFQKLDQLSTPIIQKNANEIFLSTAISQNGSLDSIAVLITLMKMVWRLAAIYQTRPTFKSLGKLYIQVASVVFMARTIEDSDLIESQMELLITTILGESIASAIPGMIPITNLIVSSLMEGSLNALLTFRVGIITQSYLGMEKPETKSFIQKNASVRALTQIGGIIKENGKVVARSVLKATKNVTSNTAKKWFKFE; from the coding sequence ATGAATTCCATTGTTAAAACATCTCGTAAACTTCTCTTAATGGTATCTATACTCTTTGGCTTATTCTTTCTTATTTTTATGGCAAACCAATTTGTTTTATTTTTTGATTTATTGACACGTATCCACCCTTATTTGGCTAACATAGTCACGTCACTATTAGCCCTTACTATTCTTTATTTAATCATTCGGATGCTTCTACTATGGAAAAAGAGTTCTAAACTAGCTATTTTACCAGATAATCCCACTGAAGAAGAAAGAGAAACTTATTATCAGTCTATGATTTATTTCTTGAAACGTAATCCTAATATGAAAGAGATCAACTTTGATGATGATACGTTATCAAAGGAAGAGTTAGTTGAGATAGGTTTTCAAAAACTTGATCAGTTATCAACACCGATTATTCAAAAAAATGCCAACGAAATTTTTCTATCTACGGCTATTTCTCAAAATGGCTCTTTAGACAGTATTGCCGTTTTGATAACGCTGATGAAGATGGTTTGGCGATTGGCAGCGATTTACCAAACAAGACCTACTTTTAAAAGCCTTGGTAAACTGTATATCCAAGTCGCTTCTGTCGTCTTTATGGCACGGACCATAGAGGATTCAGATTTAATTGAATCACAGATGGAGCTACTCATTACAACTATTTTAGGCGAGAGCATCGCTTCAGCCATTCCCGGTATGATTCCCATTACAAATTTAATTGTCTCTTCCTTAATGGAAGGATCCTTAAATGCACTCTTGACCTTTCGAGTGGGAATTATTACTCAAAGTTACTTAGGAATGGAAAAACCTGAGACAAAATCTTTCATCCAAAAAAATGCGTCTGTACGTGCATTAACGCAAATTGGCGGAATTATCAAAGAAAACGGTAAAGTCGTTGCTAGGTCCGTTTTAAAAGCGACTAAAAATGTGACATCTAATACCGCGAAAAAATGGTTTAAGTTTGAATAG
- a CDS encoding tripartite tricarboxylate transporter permease, with amino-acid sequence MDLTLLLQMFLASIGATVLYTMIGFIPGTDETAVLMPITLAVILAGVQPIVVLTFFISAIVALNLMNAMPTLVVGLPGGVMSTPMIPHAMTIKRAGLTHENIRKAAAGSLIGVLVALPTSLLIANLIASQAGVIKEYASWLFVFGAIFLSLMGKAKLLSLLMIIPLAMLFQSLRTIYWELGIVLPEKNITTSFFLGITVGPLLVNLLSFLIPANRSKLETDKLKETLIPTISKENLTLNPFQIIKKDESIAAMLASFFSTFVFVLSPVGLIILFGELVGKRKKDPIEKASTSIVTMSALAQSTYLSGIIICVVALGIPLSPAAIGPGGALFTAPPIFSMENNIHHALSGFEFVVAITMGALVAVTIVYYLALRYATQITTFVLTKIPHEAILGLFIGLVLLLAYMDAGLLNIFGVILIGFIGGYLNKLGMNFGIQFMTLYAAPFILSWFAK; translated from the coding sequence ATGGATCTAACACTTCTTTTGCAAATGTTTTTAGCTTCAATAGGAGCCACCGTTCTTTATACAATGATTGGGTTTATTCCTGGAACAGATGAAACGGCCGTTTTAATGCCAATTACTCTTGCAGTTATTTTAGCTGGTGTTCAACCTATTGTCGTTTTAACCTTTTTCATCTCAGCAATTGTCGCTTTGAATTTAATGAATGCGATGCCGACACTCGTAGTAGGTTTACCTGGTGGTGTCATGTCAACCCCAATGATTCCTCATGCTATGACTATAAAAAGAGCGGGTTTGACACATGAAAACATTCGTAAAGCGGCCGCTGGTTCTTTGATTGGTGTCTTAGTGGCTCTTCCAACAAGTCTCTTAATTGCCAACCTAATCGCATCACAAGCTGGCGTTATTAAAGAATATGCGAGTTGGCTCTTTGTTTTTGGTGCTATTTTTCTCTCACTCATGGGCAAGGCTAAATTACTTTCATTACTCATGATTATCCCTTTAGCTATGCTTTTTCAAAGTTTGCGAACCATTTATTGGGAATTAGGTATTGTTTTACCGGAAAAAAATATTACGACCTCATTTTTCCTAGGAATTACTGTAGGACCACTATTAGTTAATCTATTATCTTTCCTTATCCCTGCTAACCGCTCGAAGCTTGAGACTGATAAACTTAAAGAAACGCTGATTCCAACGATTTCTAAAGAAAATCTAACTTTAAATCCTTTCCAAATTATTAAAAAAGACGAATCCATTGCGGCGATGCTAGCTTCTTTCTTTTCAACCTTTGTTTTTGTTTTAAGCCCGGTTGGATTGATTATTCTTTTTGGAGAATTGGTTGGTAAACGGAAAAAAGATCCCATCGAAAAGGCGAGTACCTCGATTGTTACAATGAGTGCTTTAGCGCAGTCTACTTATCTTTCAGGAATTATCATCTGTGTAGTCGCCTTAGGAATTCCTTTGTCTCCTGCAGCCATTGGCCCTGGTGGTGCTCTCTTTACAGCTCCGCCAATTTTTTCAATGGAAAATAATATTCATCACGCTCTATCTGGTTTTGAGTTTGTTGTAGCGATTACTATGGGAGCTTTAGTTGCGGTTACAATTGTCTATTACCTAGCTTTGCGCTACGCTACTCAAATTACTACTTTTGTACTAACAAAAATTCCCCATGAAGCGATTTTGGGTCTTTTTATCGGTTTAGTTTTGTTACTGGCTTATATGGACGCTGGTCTATTAAATATTTTTGGTGTCATCTTGATTGGCTTTATTGGTGGCTACTTGAATAAACTAGGAATGAATTTTGGTATTCAATTTATGACTCTTTATGCAGCGCCATTTATTCTATCATGGTTTGCAAAATAG